The Mangrovimonas cancribranchiae nucleotide sequence ACTCCATATTTGTAGTAATATTACCACTAAAGGCTAAAAATAACACATGGTAGAATTAGCAGGAATTATCATTTTAGGAATTTTGGCACAATGGGTTGCCTGGCGATTAAAAATACCAGCCATTTTACCCTTAATTTTAATAGGTTTATTGGTAGGGCCTGTCGCATCTGAGTTTATAAACCCTGATGGTAAAAAATGGATTGAACCTATTTGGAATGGTGAAGAAGGCTTATTTCCTGGAGAGAGTTTATTTTATTTTGTGTCTTTAGCTATTAGTATTATCCTTTTTGAAGGCGGCTTAACCTTAAGAAAAAATGAAATAAAAAATGTAGGCCCTGTTATTACTAAGCTTATTACAGTTGGTACCATCACTACCTTTTTTGCAGCTGCCATAGCTGCTTATTATTTATTTGGTTTAAGTTGGGAAATTTCTTTTTTATTTTCTGCCTTAATTATTGTTACTGGACCAACAGTAATCACGCCAATTTTAAGAAACATTCCGTTAAAAAAAGATGTCTCTGCGGTACTAAAATGGGAAGGTATTTTAATAGATCCCATTGGCGCTTTAGTGGCTGTATTGGTTTTTGAATTTATTAGTGTTGATGCGGGAGGCGAGTTTACCAAAACAGCACTTATTGAGTTTGGTAAAATAGTCCTTTTTGGCTTTACTTTTGGCTTTACCTTTGCACATGCTTTAAACTTTATCATTAACAAAAAATGGGTGCCACACTATCTATTAAATGTATTTGCTTTAGCATCGGTTTTAGGGGTTTTTGTCTTATCCGATAGTTTTGCGCACGAGTCTGGATTACTTTCTGTTGTGGTTATGGGTATGGTTTTAGGTAATTCTAAATCTCCTTATCTTAAAGAATTGTTGTATTTTAAAGAGTCTTTAAGTGTCCTTTTAATTTCTATTCTATTTATTCTTTTAGCGGCCAATATAAATATGGAAGACTTATACCTAATTTACAATTGGAATACCGCTATATTATTTGCTATTGTTGTTTTTGTAATTAGACCTTTAGGGGTGTTTTTAAGCACTTCAGGATCTGGATTAAAACTGAATGAAAAGCTATTTATTAGTTGGGTTGGCCCACGAGGTATTGTTGCTGCTGGTATTGCGTCTCTTTTTGGATTAAAATTAGCAAAAGAAGGTGTTCCTGGGGCCGAATATATTACACCCTTAGTATTTGTTATTGTGCTAGGTACGGTATTACTTAACGCTACAACGGCAAGATTATTTGCTAAAGTTTCTGGTGTATTTTTAACAAAATCGGAAGGTATTTTAATAGTTGGCGCTTCTAAAGTATCACGTTTAATAGGGCATTATTTAGAAGAACACAATCGCCATGTTGTGTTAATAGATAGTAATCAAAATAATATTAAAAAAGCCGAAGAACTAGGGTTAGAAGCCATAAACTCTAATATTTATTCTGATAATCTTCTAGATAATATAGAACTTAACGATGTTGGGTATTTAATGGCTTTAACACCAAGTACAGATATTAATAAATTTGCTATTACAAAATTTGGTGAACAATTTGGTGAAAACGGGTCGTTTAGATTGGTTACCAAAGAAGAAATGAAAGATGCTAACAAAAACCCTAAAGAAGGGTTGTTTAGTCATACAGACGATTTTAACTCCTTAATGGCAGTTACATCAAAGTTTCCTTCAATTCAAGAAATCGACCTTGAGAACAAAGAGCATTACGATAGCTTAATAGATATTACCGATAAGGATAAAGATATTATTCCTTTATTCATTAAAAATGATAAGAAGGAATTTATAATTATTTCCTCGTTTAACCATGAAAACAAAATTAAAAAAGGCTACCAATTAGTTTATCTAGGAAAACCTTTTGATGTTGAAAAAGTAGAGGCTAATCGTTAAGCTTTAATACCGCCATAAAGGCTTGTTGTGGTATTTCTACATTACCAACAGCGCGCATACGCTTTTTACCTTTTTTCTGCTTTTCAAGTAGCTTACGTTTACGCGAAATATCACCACCATAACATTTAGCGGTTACATCTTTACGTAAAGCTTTAATGGTTTCACGGGCAATTATTTTGGCTCCAATAGCAGCTTGTACTGGAATATCAAATTGCTGACGCGGAATAAGCTCTTTTAACTTCTCACACATCTTTTTACCAATATCATAAGCATTATCGGCGTGAATTAATGCTGATAACGCATCCACTTGCTGGCTATTCAATAAAATATCAACACGTACTAATTTAGACTCTCTCATGCCTATTGGTGCGTAGTCAAAAGAGGCGTAACCTCTGGAAACAGATTTTAGCCTGTCGTAAAAATCAAAAACAATTTCGGCTAAAGGCATGTCAAAAGTAAGCTCAACACGTTCCTGTGTTAAATACGTTTGATTGGTTATTTGACCGCGTTTTTCAATACACAAACTCATTACTGGGCCAACAAAATCGGCTTTAGTAATAATACTTGCTTTTATAAAAGGTTCTTCAACACGATTTAAGGTAGAAGGTTCCGGCAAATCGGTTGGATTATTAACAATAACAATCTCGTCTGGATTTTTGTTAGTGTAAGCGTAATAAGACACGTTAGGAACAGTTGTGATAACGGTCATATCAAACTCGCGTTCTAAACGCTCTTGGATAATTTCTAAATGAAGCATTCCTAGGAATCCACAACGGAAACCAAACCCTAAAGCTGCCGAACTCTCAGGTTGAAAAACTAAAGAGGCGTCGTTAAGTTGTAGTTTTTCCATAGAGGTACGAAGTTCTTCGTAATCTTCGGTATCTACAGGGTAAATACCAGCAAAAACCATAGGCTTTACATCCTCAAAACCGCCAATAGCATTTTGAGTTGGGTTTTTGGCATCGGTAATAGTATCACCAACTTTTACTTCTTTGGCTTCTTTAATTCCTGTTATTAAATAGCCTACATCGCCAGCGTTTATCTCTTGTTTAGACTGTTGTTTTAGTTTTAAGGTTCCTACTTCATCGGCATAATAATCTTTACCGGTAGCA carries:
- a CDS encoding sodium:proton antiporter is translated as MVELAGIIILGILAQWVAWRLKIPAILPLILIGLLVGPVASEFINPDGKKWIEPIWNGEEGLFPGESLFYFVSLAISIILFEGGLTLRKNEIKNVGPVITKLITVGTITTFFAAAIAAYYLFGLSWEISFLFSALIIVTGPTVITPILRNIPLKKDVSAVLKWEGILIDPIGALVAVLVFEFISVDAGGEFTKTALIEFGKIVLFGFTFGFTFAHALNFIINKKWVPHYLLNVFALASVLGVFVLSDSFAHESGLLSVVVMGMVLGNSKSPYLKELLYFKESLSVLLISILFILLAANINMEDLYLIYNWNTAILFAIVVFVIRPLGVFLSTSGSGLKLNEKLFISWVGPRGIVAAGIASLFGLKLAKEGVPGAEYITPLVFVIVLGTVLLNATTARLFAKVSGVFLTKSEGILIVGASKVSRLIGHYLEEHNRHVVLIDSNQNNIKKAEELGLEAINSNIYSDNLLDNIELNDVGYLMALTPSTDINKFAITKFGEQFGENGSFRLVTKEEMKDANKNPKEGLFSHTDDFNSLMAVTSKFPSIQEIDLENKEHYDSLIDITDKDKDIIPLFIKNDKKEFIIISSFNHENKIKKGYQLVYLGKPFDVEKVEANR
- the lepA gene encoding translation elongation factor 4, giving the protein MKNIRNFCIIAHIDHGKSTLADRLLDYTGAVTEREKQNQLLDNMDLERERGITIKSHAIQMDYIHNGEHYILNLIDTPGHVDFSYEVSRSIAACEGALLVVDAAQSIQAQTISNLYLALENDLEIIPVLNKVDLPSANPEEVTDDIVDLLGCDPSEVIPASAKTGIGIEEILTAIIDRVPAPKGNPDEPLQALIFDSVYNPFRGVETYFRVINGKIKKGQHIKFIATGKDYYADEVGTLKLKQQSKQEINAGDVGYLITGIKEAKEVKVGDTITDAKNPTQNAIGGFEDVKPMVFAGIYPVDTEDYEELRTSMEKLQLNDASLVFQPESSAALGFGFRCGFLGMLHLEIIQERLEREFDMTVITTVPNVSYYAYTNKNPDEIVIVNNPTDLPEPSTLNRVEEPFIKASIITKADFVGPVMSLCIEKRGQITNQTYLTQERVELTFDMPLAEIVFDFYDRLKSVSRGYASFDYAPIGMRESKLVRVDILLNSQQVDALSALIHADNAYDIGKKMCEKLKELIPRQQFDIPVQAAIGAKIIARETIKALRKDVTAKCYGGDISRKRKLLEKQKKGKKRMRAVGNVEIPQQAFMAVLKLND